The genomic DNA ACCAAAAACCGGTTCCGGAGCCTGGCCACGTATAGCAATTCAAATCAAGAATTTGGACATATGCCGTTGCTCTTTTGCTGACATTCCCGCGGATGCGGGAATCCAGGGTGCCTGGCACGAACCTTTCCAAATCGTAACTATTCAGCTTCGTTAGACTGCATGAAGGAGGGCCGCTGACCTTCAAACAGCAATTGCAGGGCTGTCGTGGTTCTGAGCCAGCCGGAGTTATTGTTCACATTTGATGAAGCGCGTTTCGGTTTGAAATCGTGGTACCGGCGGCGCTGGGCGCCCACAGGGGTGCGGGCTCCATGGCCGACCGATGACCGCTACCAATGGTTGTGGTTGTATGCTGCGGTCGAACCAGCCTCCGGCAATTGCTTTTTTCTGACACTGCCCTATGTGAACAGCGCCTGCATGAATGTCTTCATGAAGGAGATGGCAAATGCTTTCTCAGACAGAGAGATCCTCCTTGTGATGGACAATGCCCCCAGCCACACCAGCGGGGCTCTCCAGTGGCCAAAAAATATCGCCGGACTTCATTT from Magnetococcales bacterium includes the following:
- a CDS encoding IS630 family transposase, with product MVLSQPELLFTFDEARFGLKSWYRRRWAPTGVRAPWPTDDRYQWLWLYAAVEPASGNCFFLTLPYVNSACMNVFMKEMANAFSDREILLVMDNAPSHTSGALQWPKNIAGLHLPPYSPELNPAERLFQELREPLANEVFEDVDHLESRLTDTLRPYWETPKLITDIAGYPWLLNAVELCSHQDI